In a genomic window of Rhodovulum sp. P5:
- the cybH gene encoding Ni/Fe-hydrogenase, b-type cytochrome subunit: protein MTDTNTTIHIPNPQAPTPLEAARLTGGARPEDIESLRMQAAIYVYEVPVRIWHWLNAAAITVLIVTGFLIGSPPPTIEIAEATQQFTFGYIRFAHFAAGMVLTVAFLGRIYFAFIGNRHSRQLFYLPFWRLRWWKELFFELRWYAFLEKEPKKYIGHNPLAHFAMFTFITLGMTFMIFTGFALYAEGAGQDSIYYWAFGWIIDLVQNTQRLHTLHHLGMWAITIFAIIHIYAAIREDIMSRQSMITTIISGWRTFKDDRIE, encoded by the coding sequence ATGACCGACACCAACACAACGATCCACATCCCCAATCCGCAGGCGCCGACCCCGCTTGAGGCGGCGCGCCTGACCGGGGGCGCCCGGCCCGAAGACATCGAAAGCCTGCGCATGCAGGCGGCGATCTATGTCTACGAGGTGCCGGTGCGCATCTGGCACTGGCTGAATGCTGCGGCCATCACCGTGCTGATCGTCACGGGCTTCCTGATTGGATCGCCCCCGCCCACCATCGAGATCGCCGAGGCGACGCAGCAATTCACCTTCGGCTATATCCGCTTTGCCCATTTCGCGGCGGGTATGGTTCTGACCGTGGCCTTCCTTGGCCGGATCTACTTTGCCTTCATCGGCAACCGGCATTCGCGTCAGTTGTTCTACCTGCCCTTCTGGCGGCTGCGCTGGTGGAAGGAGTTGTTCTTTGAACTGCGCTGGTATGCCTTCCTCGAAAAGGAGCCGAAAAAGTACATCGGGCACAACCCGCTGGCCCATTTCGCGATGTTCACCTTCATCACGCTGGGCATGACCTTCATGATCTTCACCGGCTTCGCGCTTTATGCCGAGGGGGCGGGGCAGGACTCGATCTACTATTGGGCCTTCGGCTGGATCATCGATCTGGTGCAGAACACCCAGCGCCTGCACACGCTGCATCATCTGGGCATGTGGGCGATCACGATCTTCGCGATCATCCATATCTATGCGGCCATCCGCGAAGACATCATGTCCCGGCAGTCGATGATCACCACGATCATTTCGGGCTGGCGGACGTTCAAGGACGACCGGATCGAGTAA
- a CDS encoding HyaD/HybD family hydrogenase maturation endopeptidase: MQDAQDDSVLILGIGNVLWADEGFGPRCVEALADRFAFPDNVRLLDGGTQGLYLLPFIEEVRSLLIFDAVDYGLAPGTLKIVRDDDVPSFMGAKKMSLHQTGFQDVLATASFKGCAPARMTLIGCQPEEMEDYGGSLRESIAAQIAPAIAAGVEELARWGIKAVPGRTATDDLADASLRRDAYESGRPSAEDACRAGDDRFFPGRS, translated from the coding sequence ATGCAGGACGCGCAAGACGACTCCGTGCTCATTCTCGGGATCGGCAATGTCCTCTGGGCGGATGAGGGCTTTGGCCCCCGCTGTGTCGAGGCGCTGGCCGACCGGTTCGCCTTTCCGGACAATGTCCGCTTGCTCGATGGCGGCACGCAGGGGCTTTACCTTCTGCCCTTCATCGAAGAGGTCCGCTCGCTCCTGATCTTCGACGCGGTCGATTACGGTCTGGCCCCAGGCACCCTGAAAATCGTGCGCGACGATGACGTGCCGTCGTTCATGGGCGCCAAGAAGATGAGCCTGCACCAGACCGGGTTTCAGGACGTTCTGGCCACCGCCTCGTTCAAGGGATGCGCGCCCGCGCGGATGACCCTGATCGGCTGCCAGCCGGAGGAAATGGAAGACTACGGCGGAAGCCTGCGGGAAAGCATCGCCGCCCAGATTGCCCCTGCCATCGCCGCGGGGGTCGAGGAACTGGCCCGCTGGGGGATCAAGGCCGTGCCCGGGCGGACCGCGACCGACGATCTGGCCGATGCCTCCCTGCGCCGGGATGCCTACGAATCCGGCCGACCCTCGGCCGAGGATGCCTGCCGCGCCGGCGACGACCGTTTCTTTCCCGGGCGCTCCTGA
- a CDS encoding HypC/HybG/HupF family hydrogenase formation chaperone, producing MCLGLPMRIESVDGIAARATDGEGEMVIDLSLTPDAKPGDWVLTFLGAAREVIEAEEAQKIRAALRGLQSVMSGGAIGDAFADLDNREPTLPPHLQAALDAGQSQG from the coding sequence ATGTGTCTCGGCCTGCCCATGCGGATCGAGAGCGTGGACGGTATCGCGGCCCGCGCCACGGATGGTGAGGGCGAGATGGTGATCGACCTGTCGCTGACCCCCGATGCCAAGCCGGGTGACTGGGTTCTGACCTTTCTGGGTGCCGCGCGCGAAGTGATCGAGGCCGAAGAAGCGCAGAAGATCCGCGCCGCGCTCCGCGGGCTGCAATCTGTCATGTCGGGCGGTGCGATCGGCGATGCCTTTGCCGACCTCGACAACCGCGAACCGACCCTGCCCCCCCATCTTCAGGCCGCGCTGGACGCGGGCCAAAGCCAAGGATAG
- a CDS encoding hydrogenase accessory protein, which translates to MTHPLIDRLHSELGWPRLASVAAVDDFTAAPGAHCLFVPGDPVRNLESADAAVILPELRQAFQNAFDCAIVDDAIEAEVRETYRALKTPGFLFFREGKYLGDIQKIRDWDDYLARVSHILNMADA; encoded by the coding sequence ATGACCCACCCGCTGATCGACAGACTGCATTCGGAACTGGGCTGGCCGCGGCTGGCTTCGGTTGCGGCTGTCGACGACTTCACTGCGGCCCCGGGCGCGCATTGCCTGTTTGTGCCGGGCGATCCCGTGCGCAATCTTGAAAGCGCCGATGCCGCGGTGATCCTGCCCGAACTGCGGCAAGCGTTTCAGAACGCGTTCGACTGCGCCATCGTCGATGACGCGATCGAGGCGGAGGTTCGAGAGACCTACCGTGCGCTGAAAACCCCCGGCTTCCTGTTCTTCCGCGAGGGCAAATACCTTGGCGATATCCAGAAGATCCGGGACTGGGACGACTATCTTGCGCGCGTGTCGCACATTCTGAACATGGCCGACGCCTGA
- a CDS encoding hydrogenase expression/formation protein — MVTNFHMPPTGFGPGSQPSEEDVPWMPMPSGMRTYSAHTPDVDDAEAAAPALALLEKMADACDRAAEGEPSVIHLAGAAPAARKLIAETLGQGEVAMKIRGVPSVAVQESVFAGVWQVLGTGVDRVEVGPVPARAVAAFEPSRPALGLDAPKTPGVFNAPALLVELLDKSRRFRRGKAPHVVNLTLLPHTEEDLVWLDAALGEGVVTILSRGYGNCRITATATPHVWRVQFFNSMDTLILDTFEVTEMPEVALAAREDLQDSAARIREVLEAIR; from the coding sequence ATGGTCACCAATTTCCACATGCCCCCCACCGGTTTTGGCCCTGGCTCCCAGCCGTCGGAGGAGGACGTGCCGTGGATGCCGATGCCCTCTGGTATGCGCACCTATTCCGCCCACACGCCCGACGTGGACGATGCCGAGGCCGCGGCGCCCGCGCTGGCCCTACTTGAAAAGATGGCCGATGCCTGCGACCGGGCGGCCGAGGGCGAGCCGTCGGTCATCCATCTGGCCGGGGCGGCCCCCGCGGCCCGCAAGCTGATTGCCGAGACGCTGGGCCAAGGCGAGGTCGCGATGAAGATCCGCGGCGTTCCGTCCGTCGCCGTGCAGGAAAGCGTGTTCGCCGGGGTCTGGCAGGTGCTTGGCACCGGTGTCGACCGGGTGGAGGTCGGCCCCGTACCCGCCCGCGCGGTCGCGGCCTTCGAACCGTCGCGCCCGGCCCTGGGGCTGGACGCGCCGAAAACGCCGGGCGTGTTCAATGCGCCGGCGCTTCTGGTCGAACTACTCGACAAATCTAGGCGCTTCCGGCGCGGCAAGGCCCCCCATGTCGTCAACCTGACCCTGTTGCCCCATACCGAAGAGGATCTGGTCTGGCTGGACGCGGCCCTGGGCGAGGGGGTGGTCACGATCCTGTCGCGCGGCTATGGCAATTGCCGGATCACCGCGACGGCCACGCCCCATGTGTGGCGGGTTCAGTTCTTCAACTCGATGGATACGCTGATCCTTGATACGTTCGAGGTTACGGAAATGCCCGAGGTCGCCCTTGCCGCGCGCGAGGATCTGCAGGATAGCGCCGCGCGCATCCGCGAGGTGCTGGAGGCGATCCGATGA
- the hybE gene encoding [NiFe]-hydrogenase assembly chaperone HybE, whose amino-acid sequence MTAHPAGAPRFEGSYLGADDRISAQAIMECKICWTSYDPAEGDDYRQVLPGTPFTALPEDWTCPTCDAPKAQFMVREDPGSQDALDATYIAEKTAALTADFREIWNAKMRDVPLCNKALSVEAVGFILQDGRPLGVLVAPWFMNLILLPAEGEDWSDLTPGAQEVIGFPSGEYEFIHNTREMVGGYKACSLFSPMSDFTSQMQAVEVARAVMTELFKEENREETDRTAEIRETRKAELAAAEAAAAETADIPAEPSRRAVISAGLAGVEEAPSGE is encoded by the coding sequence ATGACCGCGCATCCGGCGGGCGCACCGCGGTTCGAGGGCAGTTACCTGGGCGCCGACGACCGGATCAGCGCCCAAGCCATTATGGAATGCAAGATCTGCTGGACGAGTTATGACCCGGCCGAGGGCGATGACTATCGCCAGGTCCTGCCCGGCACGCCCTTCACGGCCCTGCCCGAGGACTGGACCTGCCCCACCTGCGACGCGCCGAAGGCGCAGTTCATGGTTCGTGAAGATCCCGGCAGCCAGGATGCACTCGACGCGACCTATATCGCCGAAAAGACCGCCGCGCTCACCGCCGATTTCCGCGAGATCTGGAACGCGAAGATGCGCGACGTGCCGCTGTGCAACAAGGCGCTGAGCGTTGAGGCCGTCGGGTTCATCTTGCAGGATGGCCGTCCCTTGGGTGTTCTGGTGGCCCCGTGGTTCATGAACCTGATCCTCTTGCCGGCCGAAGGCGAGGACTGGTCGGACCTGACCCCCGGCGCGCAGGAGGTGATCGGCTTTCCCTCTGGCGAATACGAATTCATCCACAACACGCGAGAGATGGTCGGCGGCTACAAGGCCTGTTCGCTGTTCTCGCCGATGTCGGATTTCACCAGCCAGATGCAGGCGGTCGAAGTCGCGCGCGCGGTCATGACCGAGCTCTTCAAGGAAGAGAACCGGGAGGAGACCGACCGAACCGCCGAGATCCGCGAGACGCGGAAGGCGGAACTGGCCGCTGCCGAAGCTGCCGCTGCTGAAACCGCGGACATCCCTGCCGAACCGTCCCGCCGCGCGGTGATCTCTGCGGGTCTGGCCGGTGTGGAGGAGGCCCCGTCCGGCGAATGA
- the hypA gene encoding hydrogenase maturation nickel metallochaperone HypA — MHEMSLCEGIRGIVEDQARVNGFTAVRVLRVEIGKFAGVEKEALAFCFDVVMRGSPAEGARLEMIDLPGRAMCYDCMVEVEIEERLDPCPKCGGGKLMPVAGDEMRIKDMEVV; from the coding sequence ATGCATGAGATGTCGCTGTGCGAGGGCATCCGCGGGATCGTGGAGGATCAGGCGCGTGTCAACGGCTTTACGGCTGTGCGGGTGTTGCGGGTCGAAATCGGGAAATTCGCGGGTGTCGAAAAGGAGGCGCTGGCCTTTTGCTTCGACGTGGTGATGCGGGGCAGTCCGGCCGAGGGCGCGCGACTGGAAATGATCGACCTGCCGGGCCGGGCGATGTGCTACGATTGCATGGTCGAGGTCGAGATCGAGGAACGGTTGGACCCCTGCCCGAAATGCGGCGGCGGCAAGCTGATGCCCGTGGCGGGCGATGAGATGCGGATCAAGGATATGGAGGTGGTCTGA
- the hypB gene encoding hydrogenase nickel incorporation protein HypB produces the protein MCTVCGCGTATIEGKDHDHGEHGHHHHDHAHDHSHDHDHDHGHAHGHHHHGAHGDLHFGTGAAGTAVAGVSQARLLEIETDILSKNDAYADGNRRVLRALGTFAVNLVSSPGSGKTTLLCKTIEMLGDQPLAVIEGDQQTSNDADRIRATGAKAIQVNTGKGCHLDGHMVGHAMDHLNLPRGAMLFIENVGNLVCPAGFDLGEDAKVAILSVTEGEDKPLKYPDMFTVSKLAILNKIDLAPHCDVDLDAYEDNLRRVNPHIEILRVSARTGEGMDHWVDWLRAHLADKSAGAAV, from the coding sequence ATGTGCACGGTGTGCGGATGCGGAACGGCAACGATTGAAGGCAAGGACCATGATCATGGGGAGCATGGCCACCATCACCATGATCACGCGCACGACCATTCCCACGATCACGATCACGATCATGGGCACGCGCACGGGCATCACCATCACGGCGCGCATGGCGATCTGCATTTCGGCACGGGCGCGGCGGGCACGGCCGTTGCCGGCGTCAGCCAGGCCCGGCTGTTGGAGATCGAGACCGACATCCTGTCGAAGAACGACGCCTATGCCGATGGCAACCGCCGGGTGCTGAGGGCGCTGGGGACGTTCGCGGTCAACCTTGTCTCCTCCCCCGGCTCCGGCAAGACGACCCTTTTGTGCAAGACGATCGAGATGCTGGGCGACCAGCCGCTGGCGGTGATCGAGGGCGACCAGCAAACCAGCAACGATGCCGACCGCATCCGTGCGACCGGGGCCAAGGCCATTCAGGTCAACACAGGCAAGGGCTGTCACCTTGACGGGCATATGGTGGGCCATGCGATGGATCACCTGAACCTGCCCCGCGGCGCGATGCTGTTCATCGAGAATGTCGGCAACCTTGTCTGCCCCGCGGGTTTCGATCTGGGCGAAGATGCCAAGGTCGCGATCCTGTCGGTGACGGAGGGCGAGGACAAGCCGCTGAAATACCCCGACATGTTCACCGTGTCGAAGCTTGCCATCCTCAACAAGATCGACCTTGCCCCCCATTGCGACGTGGATCTTGATGCTTATGAGGACAACCTGCGACGGGTGAACCCGCATATCGAGATCCTGCGCGTCTCTGCCCGGACGGGCGAGGGGATGGATCACTGGGTCGACTGGCTGCGCGCCCATCTGGCCGACAAATCCGCCGGGGCCGCGGTGTAA
- a CDS encoding sigma-54 dependent transcriptional regulator, with amino-acid sequence MARASSPPAVLLVDDEPHSLSAMRMALEDEFEILTAANADEAEAILKDEWVQVILCDQRMPGRTGVEFLADVRDRWPETVRIVITGYTDTSAMIAAINEAGIHQFLTKPWHPDQLVMATRNAARLFQLARENERLALEMRLLTSTAESRLEKRRKALREGMGFETVLRTPNSPINATIQQARQFASFDVPVLLVGEAGSGKAQIARAMHYGSLRSDKPFYELNLAGLPEDLAFVELLGAKRGVLTGGVARMGLLQKADRGTLYLSGVETASPALQLTLLRVLTEGAFTPVGGQETLGTNLRLICGAEGDLRARVADGAFRADLYFALAAGEIAVPPLRARRGDVAILAQAMLAELAVQHGKPVHGLEEPALEFLENYDWPGNLRELKNEITRMLIFAQETVLGADLISRHILQAPPSEDGADRSAEAALTADGTLKDRVELMEMRILRETLTRHRWNKSRAAAELGLSRVGLRAKLDRYGIADPSATVEEE; translated from the coding sequence ATGGCAAGGGCCAGTTCTCCACCCGCCGTCCTTCTTGTGGATGACGAGCCGCATTCGCTGTCGGCGATGCGCATGGCGCTGGAGGACGAGTTCGAGATCCTGACCGCCGCCAATGCCGATGAGGCCGAGGCGATCCTGAAGGACGAATGGGTACAGGTGATCCTGTGCGACCAGCGGATGCCGGGCCGGACGGGCGTCGAATTTCTGGCCGATGTGCGCGACCGCTGGCCCGAAACCGTGCGGATCGTCATCACCGGCTATACCGACACCTCGGCCATGATCGCCGCGATCAACGAGGCGGGAATCCATCAGTTCCTGACCAAGCCCTGGCATCCCGATCAGCTTGTCATGGCCACCCGGAACGCCGCCCGCCTGTTCCAGCTTGCACGAGAGAACGAGCGGCTGGCGCTAGAGATGCGGCTTCTGACCTCGACGGCGGAGTCGCGGCTGGAGAAACGGCGCAAGGCCTTGCGCGAGGGGATGGGCTTTGAAACCGTGCTACGCACGCCCAACTCCCCGATCAACGCGACGATCCAGCAGGCGCGCCAGTTCGCCAGCTTCGATGTGCCGGTGCTGCTGGTGGGGGAGGCCGGATCCGGCAAGGCGCAGATCGCGCGGGCGATGCATTACGGCTCTCTCCGCTCCGACAAGCCGTTTTACGAGTTGAACCTTGCGGGCCTGCCCGAGGATCTGGCCTTTGTCGAACTTCTGGGGGCCAAGCGCGGGGTGCTGACCGGTGGTGTGGCGCGGATGGGCCTGTTGCAGAAGGCCGACCGCGGTACGCTGTACCTGTCGGGGGTCGAGACGGCGTCGCCTGCCCTGCAACTGACCTTGCTGCGGGTCCTGACCGAGGGCGCCTTTACCCCCGTTGGCGGGCAGGAAACGCTGGGCACCAATCTGCGGCTGATCTGCGGGGCAGAGGGCGACCTGCGGGCCCGCGTCGCTGACGGGGCCTTTCGGGCGGACCTGTATTTCGCGCTTGCCGCGGGTGAGATCGCGGTGCCGCCGCTCCGCGCCCGGCGGGGCGATGTCGCGATCCTTGCGCAGGCGATGCTGGCGGAACTTGCGGTGCAGCATGGCAAGCCGGTGCATGGGCTGGAGGAACCGGCGCTGGAGTTTCTTGAAAACTACGACTGGCCCGGAAACCTGCGTGAGTTGAAGAACGAGATCACCCGGATGCTGATCTTTGCGCAGGAAACCGTGCTGGGCGCGGACCTGATTTCCCGCCACATCCTGCAGGCCCCGCCGTCAGAGGACGGGGCAGACCGCTCGGCCGAGGCGGCGCTGACGGCGGATGGCACGCTGAAGGACCGGGTGGAACTGATGGAGATGCGGATATTGCGCGAAACCCTGACGCGCCACCGCTGGAACAAGAGCCGCGCAGCGGCCGAACTGGGACTGTCGCGGGTGGGGCTGCGGGCAAAACTTGACCGCTACGGCATCGCCGATCCCTCCGCCACGGTCGAGGAGGAGTGA
- a CDS encoding HypC/HybG/HupF family hydrogenase formation chaperone: MCLGIPGQIVAITDEPRMMALADVSGVRREVSVACVLDRPIGDLVGEWALIHVGFAMALIDADEAAKTLEALRDLGEAQEALEAMEEGAKALEADA; the protein is encoded by the coding sequence ATGTGTTTGGGTATCCCCGGCCAGATCGTGGCCATCACCGATGAACCGCGCATGATGGCGCTGGCCGATGTCTCTGGCGTGCGGCGCGAGGTGAGCGTGGCCTGCGTGCTGGACCGCCCCATCGGTGATCTGGTGGGCGAATGGGCATTGATCCATGTGGGGTTCGCCATGGCGCTGATCGACGCGGACGAGGCCGCGAAGACGCTGGAGGCCTTGCGCGATCTGGGCGAGGCGCAAGAGGCGCTGGAGGCGATGGAAGAAGGCGCAAAGGCGCTGGAGGCCGACGCATGA
- the hypD gene encoding hydrogenase formation protein HypD: protein MKYASEFRDPKAARAVLARIATVADQIGATREKPVHIMEICGGHTHAIFRYGLDKLVHEGVEFIHGPGCPVCVLPMARVDECVEIAKRPEVIFTTFGDAMRVPGTKKSLMQAKADGADIRMVYSPLDALELARRNPGREVVFFGLGFETTTPSTALAIQQAACESLSNFSVFCNHITVPEPIKALLDDPHMVLDGFIGPGHVSMVIGIHPYDFIAQDYGKPIVVAGFEPLDLLQSVLMVLEQIRDGRAEVENQYSRVVPEHGNPVSITAMADVYEKRPSFEWRGLGEIDASGLRIRAAYAAYDAEEKFGVGYAAGPRHVPEPEGCACGQVMTGRIKPTACPQFGKGCTPEMPLGALMVSSEGACAAYWQYGGARATEAAE, encoded by the coding sequence ATGAAATACGCCAGCGAGTTCCGCGACCCCAAGGCCGCCCGCGCCGTACTGGCCCGGATTGCCACGGTTGCCGATCAGATCGGCGCGACCCGCGAGAAGCCGGTGCATATCATGGAGATCTGCGGCGGCCATACCCACGCGATCTTCCGCTATGGCCTCGACAAGCTGGTGCATGAGGGGGTGGAGTTCATCCACGGCCCCGGCTGCCCGGTCTGTGTGCTGCCGATGGCGCGGGTGGACGAATGTGTCGAGATAGCCAAGCGGCCGGAGGTCATTTTCACCACCTTCGGCGATGCCATGCGGGTGCCGGGCACGAAAAAGTCGCTGATGCAGGCCAAGGCGGACGGTGCCGATATCCGCATGGTCTATTCGCCGCTCGACGCACTGGAACTGGCCCGCCGCAACCCCGGGCGCGAAGTCGTGTTCTTCGGTCTGGGGTTCGAGACGACGACGCCCTCAACCGCGCTGGCGATCCAGCAGGCGGCATGTGAATCGCTTTCCAATTTCAGCGTCTTCTGCAACCACATTACCGTGCCGGAACCCATCAAGGCGCTGCTGGACGACCCGCATATGGTGCTGGACGGGTTTATCGGGCCGGGCCATGTGTCGATGGTGATCGGCATCCATCCCTACGACTTCATCGCACAGGACTATGGCAAGCCCATCGTCGTCGCGGGGTTCGAACCGCTGGATTTGCTGCAATCGGTGCTGATGGTGCTTGAACAGATCCGCGACGGCCGGGCCGAGGTCGAAAACCAGTATTCCCGCGTGGTGCCCGAACATGGCAACCCGGTCAGCATCACGGCGATGGCCGATGTCTATGAGAAGCGCCCGAGTTTCGAGTGGCGCGGTTTGGGGGAAATCGATGCCTCCGGCCTGCGGATCCGGGCCGCCTATGCCGCCTATGACGCCGAGGAGAAATTCGGCGTGGGCTATGCTGCCGGGCCGCGCCATGTGCCCGAACCCGAAGGCTGCGCCTGCGGTCAGGTGATGACGGGGCGGATCAAACCCACCGCCTGCCCGCAATTCGGAAAGGGCTGTACGCCAGAGATGCCGCTGGGGGCGCTGATGGTCAGCTCCGAAGGCGCCTGTGCCGCCTATTGGCAATATGGCGGCGCCCGGGCCACGGAGGCTGCGGAATGA
- the hypE gene encoding hydrogenase expression/formation protein HypE: MNDMSKPTRLRDTRVTLSHGGGGRAMRDLIDEIFTAAFHPPGMEDQARLSDAALAAPGARLAMTTDSFVVTPLEFPGGDIGKLAVCGTVNDLAVGGAKPLWLSAAFIIEEGCEIALLRRVVASMVAEAEKAGVSIVTGDTKVVGRGAADGVFITTTGVGVIPPGRNLEAGMIRPGDVAIVNGVLGDHGATILAARGDLALSTDIQSDCQGLGHLMEAVIAAAPDTRAARDATRGGLASALNEMAEATGVGIVIDEDALPLRDEVKGMCEILGLDPLYLANEGTLVVFVPEAQAPQALAAMQARPEGRGAVAIGRAVEAHEGQVRMRTAFGGTRIVDMLVGEQLPRIC, encoded by the coding sequence ATGAACGATATGTCCAAGCCGACCCGCCTGCGCGACACGCGCGTGACGCTTTCCCATGGCGGGGGTGGGCGCGCGATGCGGGATTTGATCGACGAGATCTTCACCGCCGCCTTTCACCCCCCGGGCATGGAGGATCAGGCACGGCTGAGCGATGCGGCGCTGGCCGCCCCCGGCGCGCGGCTGGCCATGACGACCGACAGTTTCGTGGTGACGCCGCTGGAATTCCCCGGTGGGGATATCGGCAAGCTTGCCGTTTGCGGTACGGTCAACGATCTGGCCGTGGGCGGCGCGAAACCCCTGTGGCTTTCGGCGGCCTTCATCATCGAGGAGGGGTGCGAGATCGCCCTGCTCCGGCGCGTCGTGGCCTCGATGGTGGCGGAGGCCGAGAAGGCCGGTGTCAGCATCGTCACCGGCGACACCAAGGTCGTGGGCCGTGGCGCGGCCGATGGCGTGTTCATCACCACGACCGGGGTCGGTGTCATCCCGCCCGGACGAAACCTTGAGGCGGGAATGATCCGTCCCGGCGATGTCGCCATCGTCAATGGCGTGCTTGGCGACCACGGGGCGACCATTCTGGCCGCGCGGGGCGATCTGGCACTCTCCACCGATATTCAGTCTGACTGTCAGGGTCTGGGCCATCTGATGGAGGCGGTGATCGCCGCAGCCCCCGACACCCGCGCGGCCCGCGATGCCACCCGCGGCGGTCTGGCCTCCGCCCTGAACGAAATGGCAGAAGCCACGGGCGTGGGGATCGTGATCGACGAAGACGCGCTGCCCCTGCGGGATGAGGTCAAGGGCATGTGCGAGATCCTTGGGCTGGACCCGCTTTACCTTGCCAACGAAGGCACGCTGGTCGTGTTCGTGCCCGAAGCGCAAGCCCCACAGGCCCTGGCCGCGATGCAGGCCCGCCCCGAAGGTCGGGGGGCCGTTGCAATCGGTCGCGCGGTCGAGGCGCATGAAGGGCAGGTGCGCATGCGCACGGCCTTTGGCGGCACGCGGATCGTCGACATGCTGGTCGGAGAACAGCTTCCCCGCATCTGCTGA
- a CDS encoding phosphate/phosphite/phosphonate ABC transporter substrate-binding protein, with translation MHVVTSRGLAIVLSSLLAMALSLAPIATPRAAADPAYTIGVVPQFEARRLAEIWMPILDEISKRTGYAFQMVGASDIPQFEGEFMQGTYDFAYMNPYHALVAEDTQGYLPIIRDGGRQLFGILVVRKDAPFQSVSELAGKSIAYPAPNALGASLLIRADLDRIFALDYTASYVATHSSAYLNVFLGGADAAGGVMATFRKQDPAIGDQLRVLYETTRVPPHPIVVHPRVPHEAAEAFRKAVLDLAETDEGAALLAQVPFRKAIAAGATDYAVLRDLALESYFVPPDTGTD, from the coding sequence ATGCATGTCGTTACAAGCCGCGGGCTGGCCATTGTCCTGTCGTCCCTTCTGGCGATGGCCCTGTCGCTTGCCCCGATTGCCACGCCCAGGGCCGCGGCCGACCCGGCCTATACCATCGGCGTGGTGCCCCAGTTCGAGGCGCGTCGCTTGGCCGAGATCTGGATGCCGATTCTTGACGAGATTTCGAAGCGCACCGGATACGCGTTTCAGATGGTCGGCGCGTCGGACATCCCCCAGTTCGAGGGGGAGTTCATGCAGGGCACTTACGACTTCGCCTATATGAACCCCTATCACGCGCTGGTTGCCGAAGACACGCAAGGCTATCTGCCGATCATCCGCGACGGCGGGCGGCAGCTTTTCGGGATTCTGGTCGTGCGCAAGGACGCCCCGTTCCAGTCGGTGAGCGAGCTTGCCGGGAAGAGTATTGCCTATCCGGCCCCGAACGCGCTGGGCGCGTCACTGCTGATCCGGGCCGATCTCGACCGGATATTCGCGCTCGATTACACGGCAAGCTATGTGGCCACGCACAGTTCGGCCTATCTGAATGTCTTTCTGGGCGGCGCCGATGCGGCCGGCGGGGTGATGGCGACCTTCCGCAAACAGGACCCTGCGATCGGCGACCAATTGCGCGTTCTCTATGAAACGACACGGGTGCCGCCGCATCCCATCGTCGTGCATCCGCGCGTGCCGCACGAGGCGGCCGAGGCGTTCCGGAAGGCCGTGCTGGACCTGGCCGAAACGGACGAAGGGGCGGCCCTGCTTGCACAGGTTCCCTTCCGCAAGGCCATTGCGGCCGGGGCGACCGACTATGCCGTGTTGCGGGACCTTGCACTGGAGTCCTATTTCGTTCCACCAGACACAGGCACCGACTGA